A single window of Tautonia marina DNA harbors:
- a CDS encoding glycosyltransferase, translating to MPSQTFIRREIGSLEAQGIPVIRYAIRDSGLPRVDPDDQAEYEKTRRLLDSRAFGLLGALVATIFTRPVRFVQALSAAWRLGRRSERGLAYHLIYLAEACLLRRWADRDGVSHLHVHFGTNSATVALLCRRLGGPTYSVTVHGPEEFDAPRALSLAEKVRHSAFTVAISSFGRSQLWRWADPGDWEKIHVVRCGLAVDFLDRPPSDPPEAPRFLNIGRLAPEKGQLVLIEAAAELLRRGRTFELTLVGDGTFRPILEDLIDRRGLRDHVRLAGWQSSAQVREALEGSRALVQSSFAEGLPVVIMEALALHRPVISTTIAGIPELIRTGESGWLVPAGSVSDLADAMESALDATPAVLRQMGSLGAARVAANHDVRREAARLAELFPGIEPSRLPKEPAHLSA from the coding sequence ATGCCGAGCCAGACGTTCATCCGGCGAGAGATCGGCTCACTGGAGGCGCAAGGCATCCCGGTCATCCGCTACGCGATCCGGGATTCGGGCCTCCCTCGGGTCGATCCGGACGATCAGGCCGAGTACGAGAAAACCCGCCGCCTGCTCGACTCCAGGGCCTTCGGCCTGCTCGGGGCCCTCGTCGCCACGATCTTCACTCGACCGGTGCGGTTTGTTCAGGCCCTCTCGGCGGCCTGGCGGTTGGGCCGTCGATCCGAACGTGGCCTGGCCTATCACCTCATTTACCTTGCCGAGGCCTGTCTGCTCCGGCGCTGGGCTGATCGAGACGGAGTCAGTCACCTCCACGTGCACTTCGGCACCAACTCGGCCACGGTCGCCCTGCTCTGCCGACGACTGGGCGGCCCGACTTACAGCGTCACAGTCCACGGCCCCGAGGAGTTCGACGCCCCCCGAGCCCTCTCGCTTGCCGAGAAGGTGCGGCATTCCGCGTTCACCGTTGCCATCAGCTCGTTCGGCCGGAGTCAACTCTGGCGATGGGCTGATCCGGGCGACTGGGAAAAGATTCACGTCGTCCGATGCGGCCTGGCGGTTGATTTCCTCGATCGTCCCCCGAGCGACCCTCCCGAGGCCCCTCGGTTCCTCAACATCGGCCGACTCGCCCCCGAGAAGGGCCAGCTGGTTCTGATCGAGGCCGCGGCCGAGTTGCTCCGCCGAGGGCGCACCTTCGAGTTGACCCTGGTGGGCGACGGCACCTTCCGACCGATCCTGGAAGATCTGATCGATCGCCGAGGCTTGCGCGATCACGTGCGCCTTGCCGGCTGGCAAAGTAGCGCCCAGGTCCGGGAGGCCCTGGAAGGAAGCCGGGCGCTGGTGCAATCCAGTTTTGCCGAAGGGCTTCCGGTGGTCATCATGGAAGCTCTGGCCCTGCACCGCCCGGTCATTTCGACCACGATCGCGGGCATTCCAGAATTGATCCGCACCGGAGAGTCGGGCTGGCTCGTTCCGGCCGGATCAGTCTCCGACCTGGCCGACGCGATGGAATCGGCCCTCGACGCCACCCCCGCCGTACTCCGTCAGATGGGAAGCCTCGGCGCGGCCCGCGTCGCCGCCAACCACGATGTTCGCCGCGAGGCGGCTCGCCTGGCCGAACTCTTCCCAGGAATCGAACCGAGCCGGCTCCCGAAGGAACCGGCTCACCTCTCGGCCTGA
- a CDS encoding biotin--[acetyl-CoA-carboxylase] ligase gives MPAGWSVIRLGEVASTNDLARQHALNPIDPPTSPLVFQADRQTQGRGRGSNAWWSDTGSLTFSVLLDPSAFGLEDRHTPLSSLATAVAVIETVEPWVDRGSVALRWPNDVEIDHRKIAGILPERINGPIGPRLIIGIGLNVRSNLDDAPDEVRRMAAALTEFSDRAISPDEQESLFDHLLERLDANLRLLAQDDPGLARSWASRDQLREAPVRIDLGGEIVEGLGGGIGPDGGLRIRTNAEDRVVYGGRILRD, from the coding sequence ATGCCCGCCGGTTGGTCCGTCATCCGGCTTGGCGAGGTCGCTTCCACCAACGACCTCGCCAGGCAACACGCCCTGAATCCGATTGATCCGCCCACCTCTCCCCTGGTCTTCCAGGCCGATCGCCAGACCCAGGGTCGCGGTCGAGGATCAAACGCCTGGTGGTCCGACACGGGGAGCTTGACCTTTAGCGTCCTGCTCGACCCCTCGGCCTTCGGCCTGGAGGACCGGCACACGCCGCTTTCCTCGCTCGCAACCGCCGTGGCGGTGATCGAAACCGTCGAGCCGTGGGTCGATCGGGGCTCCGTCGCCCTCCGCTGGCCGAATGATGTCGAGATCGACCACCGGAAAATTGCCGGCATTCTTCCCGAGCGCATCAACGGCCCGATCGGCCCAAGACTGATTATCGGTATCGGTTTGAACGTCCGGAGCAACCTCGACGACGCTCCCGACGAGGTCCGTCGCATGGCCGCTGCGCTCACCGAGTTCTCAGATCGAGCGATCTCGCCCGACGAACAGGAATCCCTGTTCGATCACCTCCTCGAACGGCTCGATGCAAACCTCCGCTTACTCGCTCAGGACGATCCTGGCCTCGCCAGGTCGTGGGCCTCGCGGGACCAGCTGCGCGAGGCTCCCGTACGCATCGATCTGGGTGGCGAGATCGTTGAGGGGCTCGGTGGAGGGATTGGACCGGACGGGGGCCTTCGCATCCGGACCAATGCCGAAGATCGGGTGGTGTATGGGGGACGGATCCTCCGCGATTGA